The following coding sequences are from one Pirellulales bacterium window:
- a CDS encoding FAD binding domain-containing protein — translation MKAFEYAAPRFEEQVCALLSSQPGETEILAGGSDLVPLLKKMVLRPKRVVFIGDVEGLTGIDADSQGVRIGAATTMDTMLDSPQLDNFPAVKQAIAGINSMQLQAQGTLGGELCQRPRCWFFRNGEGLLAQRGQLVEQGDNRHHAIFGNAGPAKFVHGSRLAPALIALGAHVRVVGPGAEDELLFPLEHLYRTPRDERERETVLAPNQLLTHIVLPADGLASATYEVRQGVGPDYPLCAAATALRLDAGIVREARIVLGQVAPTPWVSSEAARALIGNPVDERTAQAAGEAAVAGATPLSMNAYKVRLAAASVQRAILLAAGLDSGGF, via the coding sequence ATGAAAGCGTTCGAGTACGCAGCGCCCCGCTTCGAAGAGCAGGTGTGCGCATTGCTGTCTAGCCAGCCCGGCGAAACTGAAATCCTGGCCGGCGGCAGCGACCTGGTGCCGCTGCTCAAGAAGATGGTGCTGCGGCCCAAGCGGGTCGTCTTTATTGGCGATGTCGAAGGACTGACGGGCATCGACGCCGATTCGCAAGGGGTACGGATCGGGGCCGCCACCACGATGGACACCATGCTCGATTCGCCGCAGCTTGACAACTTTCCCGCGGTGAAGCAGGCCATTGCCGGCATCAACAGCATGCAGCTTCAGGCGCAAGGAACCCTTGGCGGCGAGCTTTGCCAGCGTCCGCGCTGCTGGTTCTTCCGCAATGGCGAAGGCTTGTTGGCGCAGCGCGGCCAGTTGGTCGAGCAAGGCGACAATCGCCATCATGCCATCTTCGGCAACGCCGGTCCCGCCAAATTCGTGCATGGCTCGCGACTGGCCCCTGCCTTGATCGCGCTGGGCGCGCATGTGCGCGTGGTGGGGCCAGGCGCCGAGGATGAACTACTCTTTCCGCTGGAGCATTTGTACCGCACGCCGCGCGACGAGCGCGAACGCGAGACTGTGCTAGCGCCCAATCAACTGCTCACGCACATCGTGCTCCCCGCCGACGGCCTGGCCAGCGCCACCTATGAGGTGCGCCAGGGGGTGGGGCCTGATTATCCTCTGTGCGCGGCCGCCACGGCTTTACGCCTCGATGCGGGCATTGTCCGCGAGGCGCGGATTGTGCTCGGTCAGGTCGCGCCGACACCTTGGGTTTCGAGCGAGGCCGCCCGCGCGCTGATCGGCAATCCGGTCGATGAGCGGACGGCCCAAGCGGCCGGCGAGGCCGCCGTGGCAGGCGCCACGCCGCTCTCCATGAACGCCTACAAAGTACGGCTCGCCGCGGCGAGCGTACAGCGCGCGATTCTGTTGGCAGCGGGTCTCGATTCCGGAGGGTTCTAA
- a CDS encoding ATP-dependent 6-phosphofructokinase, whose product MQTSQRRVAILTSGGDCPGLNAVIRGVAKSAHQLGYDCIGFLRGYEGLIDPVSYIALNHRNTTGILHQGGTILGSTNRGRFAATSGVDQHNAIAGDLLSAVKVTVEQLGLAGLICIGGDGSLAIAQQFHEYGIPVVGVPKTIDNDLASTAYTFGFDSAVACATDALDRLHTTAASHERVMVLEVMGRHAGWIALHAGIAGGGDVILIPEVSWNFEHVCHKILERDREGKRFTLVVVAEGARLPGGSLVAREAAPGAGQARLGGIGHTVAAEIERRLQRECRCVILGHLQRGGAPTTFDRVLATQFGAHAMRLVHHEKFGEMISFHPPHIDSVPICDAIGTLSTVDPHGAAVQAARALGICFGDRLTDESPFHVAMPQSAANESPNLCGV is encoded by the coding sequence ATGCAAACTTCCCAGCGGCGAGTCGCCATCCTGACCAGCGGCGGAGACTGTCCCGGCCTCAACGCCGTAATTCGTGGAGTCGCGAAAAGCGCCCACCAACTCGGCTACGATTGCATTGGCTTCCTGCGCGGCTATGAGGGGCTGATCGATCCGGTCAGCTACATCGCGCTCAACCACCGCAATACCACCGGCATCTTGCATCAAGGCGGCACCATCCTCGGCTCAACCAACCGTGGCCGCTTTGCCGCCACCAGCGGAGTCGACCAGCACAACGCGATTGCCGGCGATCTGTTGTCCGCGGTGAAAGTCACCGTGGAACAACTCGGCCTGGCGGGACTCATCTGCATTGGCGGCGATGGCTCGCTGGCCATCGCGCAACAGTTTCACGAATACGGCATCCCCGTGGTGGGCGTGCCCAAGACGATTGACAACGATTTGGCCAGCACCGCCTACACATTTGGTTTCGACAGCGCGGTGGCTTGTGCCACCGACGCCTTGGATCGCCTGCACACCACCGCCGCCAGCCACGAGCGCGTGATGGTGCTGGAGGTCATGGGGCGACACGCGGGTTGGATCGCGTTGCATGCGGGCATTGCCGGCGGTGGCGATGTGATCCTGATTCCCGAAGTCTCTTGGAACTTTGAACACGTGTGCCACAAAATCTTGGAACGTGACCGCGAAGGGAAGCGGTTCACGCTGGTGGTGGTGGCCGAAGGGGCGCGATTGCCGGGTGGCTCGTTGGTCGCGCGCGAGGCCGCGCCCGGCGCCGGTCAAGCGCGACTCGGTGGCATTGGCCATACCGTGGCGGCCGAGATCGAACGACGGCTACAGCGCGAGTGTCGCTGTGTGATCTTGGGGCACCTGCAGCGCGGCGGAGCGCCCACGACGTTCGACCGCGTGCTCGCCACGCAATTCGGCGCCCACGCCATGCGGTTGGTGCATCACGAGAAGTTTGGCGAGATGATTTCGTTTCACCCGCCGCACATCGACAGCGTGCCGATCTGCGACGCGATCGGCACGCTATCGACGGTTGATCCCCATGGCGCCGCGGTGCAAGCCGCGCGGGCGCTAGGAATTTGCTTTGGCGACCGCCTCACAGACGAAAGCCCATTTCATGTCGCCATGCCGCAATCGGCAGCGAACGAATCGCCAAACCTATGCGGCGTGTGA
- a CDS encoding GDSL family lipase: MRRQPSMLVLAFVWSLIVAAPLAADETPKHAAITPAPRPDGWWQDLYKKFNERAKQGDVELLFLGDSITQGWNDNEVWQKHYTPRKAANFGIGGDQTQHVLWRIENGNLDGIQPKLAVLMIGTNNASANSAEEIADGIKAIIAKLREKLPETKILLLAIFPRGETPNPTRDKLAQASQLASAVADDKQVRYLDIGPKFLAADGSISKEIMPDFLHLSPQGYAIWAETIEPVVAEMLGEKEGG, translated from the coding sequence ATGCGTAGGCAGCCTTCGATGTTGGTTTTGGCGTTCGTGTGGTCCCTGATCGTCGCAGCGCCCTTGGCCGCCGACGAGACGCCCAAACATGCGGCAATCACCCCGGCGCCGCGGCCTGATGGCTGGTGGCAAGACCTGTACAAGAAGTTCAACGAGCGCGCCAAGCAAGGCGACGTGGAGCTTTTGTTTCTTGGCGACTCGATCACTCAAGGTTGGAACGATAACGAAGTGTGGCAAAAACATTACACACCGCGCAAGGCCGCCAATTTCGGCATCGGCGGCGATCAGACGCAACACGTCTTATGGCGCATCGAGAACGGCAACCTCGACGGCATCCAGCCCAAGCTGGCGGTGCTGATGATCGGCACCAATAACGCGTCGGCCAATTCCGCCGAGGAAATCGCCGACGGCATCAAGGCCATCATTGCCAAGCTGCGCGAAAAGCTCCCCGAAACCAAGATCCTGCTGCTGGCGATCTTTCCGCGCGGCGAAACCCCCAATCCCACTCGTGACAAGCTGGCCCAGGCCAGTCAACTGGCCAGCGCCGTCGCGGACGACAAGCAAGTGCGCTACCTGGACATTGGCCCCAAGTTCCTGGCCGCCGATGGCTCGATCTCCAAAGAGATCATGCCGGACTTTTTGCACTTGAGCCCACAAGGCTATGCCATCTGGGCCGAGACGATCGAGCCAGTCGTGGCTGAGATGCTAGGCGAGAAGGAAGGCGGCTAA
- a CDS encoding response regulator codes for MIAADQPAAQQRQRILFVDDDRAVLDSLSRMLRDHQRQWDMEFTHDPFDAWERVGAERFDLVVCDLNMPGMSGLELLEHIRCDERTGDLQVIILAGQADRQLKRDALDSGATDLLSKPIELEDLLARIRSVLRLKACTDALQQSNAALESMVSRRTEQLHESRVSIVWRLAKAAEYRDEDTGNHVIRVGCYSQLMAEALGLNAELVENLFLAAPLHDIGKIGIPDSILLKPGPLSPEEWEIMKQHCLIGKRILEDDAKSSATLRAWNRRGSIGWLGEDSNPVLKLAASIAWSHHEKWDGSGYPLGLAGETIPLASRIVALADVFDALTSTRPYKAAMGEDEAIHIIRDQAGKHFDPYVHSAFEKSLPKIREVRGALSDESALA; via the coding sequence GTGATTGCGGCGGATCAACCCGCGGCACAGCAGCGGCAACGCATCCTGTTTGTCGACGACGATCGCGCCGTGCTTGATTCGCTGTCGCGCATGCTGCGCGACCATCAGCGGCAATGGGACATGGAATTCACGCACGACCCGTTCGATGCCTGGGAGCGTGTCGGCGCCGAACGCTTCGACCTGGTGGTTTGCGACCTCAACATGCCCGGCATGTCGGGCTTGGAACTGCTCGAACACATACGCTGTGACGAGCGGACCGGCGACTTGCAGGTGATTATCTTAGCGGGGCAGGCCGATCGCCAGCTCAAGCGCGATGCGCTCGATTCGGGGGCGACCGACCTGTTGAGCAAACCGATTGAGCTCGAGGATTTGTTGGCGCGCATTCGCAGCGTGCTGCGGCTCAAGGCCTGCACGGACGCATTGCAACAGAGCAACGCCGCGCTGGAGTCGATGGTTTCTCGGCGCACAGAGCAACTGCACGAATCGCGCGTGTCGATCGTATGGCGGTTGGCCAAGGCGGCCGAATACCGCGACGAGGACACCGGCAACCACGTGATCCGCGTAGGCTGCTACTCTCAGCTAATGGCCGAAGCCCTCGGCCTGAACGCCGAGTTGGTCGAGAATCTGTTTCTCGCCGCGCCGCTGCACGACATTGGCAAAATCGGCATCCCGGACTCGATCTTGTTGAAGCCGGGTCCGCTCTCTCCCGAAGAATGGGAGATCATGAAACAGCATTGTCTGATTGGCAAGCGAATCTTGGAAGACGACGCCAAAAGCTCGGCCACGCTGCGCGCGTGGAACCGGCGCGGGTCGATAGGCTGGCTGGGCGAAGACTCCAACCCGGTGCTCAAACTGGCGGCATCAATCGCTTGGTCGCACCATGAAAAGTGGGACGGCAGCGGCTATCCGCTCGGTTTGGCCGGCGAGACAATTCCGCTCGCCTCGCGCATCGTGGCGCTGGCCGACGTCTTCGACGCGCTCACCTCCACGCGCCCCTACAAGGCCGCCATGGGAGAAGACGAAGCAATCCACATTATCCGCGATCAGGCCGGCAAGCACTTCGATCCGTACGTACACAGCGCGTTCGAAAAGTCGCTGCCAAAAATTCGCGAGGTTCGCGGCGCGCTGTCCGATGAATCGGCGCTGGCTTAG
- a CDS encoding cytochrome c has translation MTIRRELPFVLALSIAILAASAAAQPRARTSPLRKPKPLAPPPNFESDIEGVFFADALQELGPRVEVVAPTPAATDPTTAPAGAAWSDLVSAETLEDEIKSLVLQVGQQVKSPAAFRAAGHEQARRDLALLAALFGVIGEYDGDVRWRESAPNLSTRFARTARNCKTVSDGAYRDAQARARELGELVRAGKVDVEPETNTEDWQSAADRAALMERFEQALQKRLPAIVASKAELSRGKARVRHEAEIVALLARAIQSSGYEFADDQGYLKHAKDLERAALQLKEAADQADLSSAQSAIQAMTKSCESCHAGFRG, from the coding sequence GTGACGATTCGACGCGAATTACCGTTTGTGCTGGCGCTATCGATTGCGATCCTGGCCGCCAGCGCCGCCGCGCAGCCCCGGGCGCGTACAAGTCCGTTGCGCAAGCCCAAGCCGCTGGCGCCGCCCCCCAATTTCGAGAGCGATATCGAAGGCGTCTTCTTCGCTGACGCGCTCCAGGAACTCGGCCCGCGGGTTGAAGTCGTGGCGCCGACGCCGGCCGCGACCGACCCCACCACGGCGCCAGCCGGGGCGGCCTGGTCAGATCTGGTTTCCGCCGAGACGCTCGAAGACGAGATCAAATCGCTGGTCTTGCAGGTAGGACAACAAGTGAAGTCGCCAGCGGCGTTTCGCGCTGCAGGGCACGAGCAAGCGCGGCGCGACCTGGCGCTGTTGGCTGCGCTGTTTGGCGTGATTGGCGAATACGACGGCGACGTGCGCTGGCGCGAGTCGGCGCCAAACCTGTCCACGCGGTTCGCGCGGACGGCACGCAATTGCAAGACCGTGTCCGATGGCGCCTATCGCGACGCGCAGGCCAGAGCGCGCGAACTGGGAGAGTTGGTGCGGGCCGGAAAGGTCGACGTCGAACCCGAGACCAATACCGAAGATTGGCAATCGGCGGCCGATCGAGCGGCGCTGATGGAACGCTTCGAGCAGGCATTGCAGAAGCGACTGCCGGCAATCGTGGCCAGCAAGGCGGAGTTGAGCCGAGGCAAGGCGCGCGTGCGGCACGAGGCCGAGATCGTGGCGCTATTGGCGCGCGCGATTCAATCGTCAGGGTACGAATTCGCCGACGACCAGGGGTATCTGAAACATGCGAAAGACCTGGAGCGGGCCGCTTTGCAACTCAAAGAGGCCGCCGACCAAGCCGACCTGTCAAGCGCGCAATCCGCCATTCAAGCCATGACCAAAAGCTGCGAGTCTTGCCACGCCGGCTTTCGTGGCTAG
- a CDS encoding FAD-dependent oxidoreductase, producing MDQLNDCSVLIVGAGPTGLVLACELARQGICVRIIDQKSGPTAESRALGVQARTLELLERLDLTEAMVSEGKTIRALNLYAGGAWLGRIETPALDTRYPFILSFPQSETERLLIERLRQHGVEVEWQTGLTALRPRAGGAIATIAYHDALPSESSHDWVVGCDGAHSAVRRCLGISFVGERFPEWFALADVELDWELPHNEAHVFFAPDGPLPVLPLPGANVYRLIAPLPHAPLDQSPDVSLERFQQLWSERAKAPVTFGKTIWLSSFLISRRIVDTYRSQRVLLAGDAAHIHSPVGGQGMNTGIQDAFNMAWKLALVAKGLAADELLNTYEAERRPVAERTLRGTRLATLLVASRSWLAQKLRNAIVGRLAPRPAFRERVFRTVSNLAVNYRGGPLANAPRRGWFCRRSDQDSAPQAGDRAPDSPLVAADGRALRLHQLLHGAHLALIEFAGLAPLGPGDRDALERLVARFSSTVSLHRIATDGQFAVPHAGDSFFFDPDGAAHRRYGATAPLVCLIRPDGYLAWRGAATNVSDLDTYLSRWFVSGAPRTASV from the coding sequence ATGGATCAACTCAACGACTGCAGCGTTCTGATTGTGGGCGCGGGTCCCACCGGACTGGTGCTGGCCTGCGAACTGGCGCGACAAGGAATTTGCGTCCGTATCATCGACCAGAAATCGGGTCCCACGGCCGAATCGCGAGCGCTAGGCGTGCAGGCCCGCACGCTGGAACTCTTGGAGCGCTTGGACCTGACCGAGGCAATGGTCAGCGAAGGCAAGACGATTCGCGCTCTGAACCTCTATGCCGGCGGGGCTTGGCTAGGCCGCATCGAGACGCCAGCGCTCGACACGCGCTACCCCTTTATCCTTTCCTTTCCGCAGAGCGAAACCGAGCGACTGCTCATTGAACGGCTTAGGCAGCACGGCGTCGAAGTGGAGTGGCAAACCGGTCTGACGGCGCTTCGGCCGCGCGCGGGGGGCGCGATCGCCACCATCGCCTATCACGACGCCTTGCCGAGCGAAAGCTCGCACGATTGGGTCGTGGGCTGCGACGGCGCCCATAGCGCCGTCCGCAGGTGTCTCGGCATCTCCTTCGTGGGGGAACGCTTCCCAGAATGGTTCGCGTTGGCCGATGTTGAACTCGACTGGGAACTGCCGCATAACGAAGCGCACGTCTTTTTCGCCCCCGATGGCCCGCTGCCGGTGTTGCCGCTGCCAGGCGCCAATGTCTATCGCTTGATCGCGCCCTTGCCACATGCGCCGCTCGACCAATCGCCGGATGTTTCGTTGGAACGCTTTCAACAACTGTGGTCCGAGCGCGCCAAGGCGCCGGTCACTTTTGGCAAGACGATCTGGCTGTCGAGCTTTCTCATCAGCCGCCGCATCGTCGACACGTATCGCTCGCAGCGCGTGCTTTTGGCGGGAGACGCCGCGCACATTCACAGCCCCGTGGGCGGGCAAGGGATGAACACTGGCATCCAAGACGCATTCAATATGGCGTGGAAGCTGGCGCTGGTCGCCAAAGGATTGGCGGCAGATGAACTGCTAAACACCTACGAAGCCGAGCGCCGTCCGGTTGCCGAGCGCACGTTGCGCGGCACCCGACTGGCCACGCTTTTGGTCGCATCGCGCAGTTGGCTGGCGCAAAAATTGCGAAACGCGATTGTCGGCCGGCTCGCGCCTCGTCCCGCGTTTCGCGAGCGCGTCTTTCGCACGGTGAGCAACCTCGCGGTGAACTACCGTGGCGGCCCATTGGCCAACGCGCCGCGCCGCGGTTGGTTTTGTCGTCGAAGCGACCAAGATAGTGCGCCGCAGGCTGGCGACCGCGCGCCCGACAGTCCGTTGGTCGCCGCCGATGGCCGCGCGTTGCGGCTGCACCAACTGCTGCATGGCGCGCACCTGGCGCTTATTGAGTTCGCGGGACTCGCCCCACTGGGGCCCGGCGATCGCGACGCGCTGGAGCGACTCGTGGCGCGGTTCTCGTCCACGGTGTCGCTGCATCGCATCGCCACGGATGGTCAATTCGCCGTGCCGCATGCGGGCGATTCGTTCTTCTTCGATCCTGACGGCGCCGCGCATCGTCGGTATGGCGCAACAGCGCCGCTGGTCTGTCTGATCCGACCCGATGGCTACCTTGCTTGGCGCGGCGCGGCGACCAACGTCTCTGACTTGGACACCTATCTCAGCCGCTGGTTCGTCTCCGGCGCCCCTCGCACGGCCTCAGTATAA
- a CDS encoding FAD:protein FMN transferase — protein sequence MAGRRTTHRREFLKGRSAAGAIQDLVAERLAPDCASSRADGPLAANSAEQPYLLRFGRRAMACEFEVIVNAGQYPEAADHALAALDLVDELESQLTVYRDTSEISDINRRAHQEQVVVEQRLFKLLQQALALHQATGGAYDVAAGSLVKVWGFYRRQGAVPTADALRAALACAGSDYLALDPVDCSIRFNRPGVELNLGAIGKGHALDRVAELLHAADICDFLLHGGQSSILAHGGEGADRAQGWSIGLPDPLRPGRRLAELRVRDRAVGTSGASVQFFRHAGRRYGHILDPRTGWPAGGVLTATAIAPSAAEADALATAFYVLGVDDALDYCRRHPEIGVVIVGGSEATGPTGVRHAGLTEDELQLVNDEPTIDEGLTPS from the coding sequence ATGGCCGGCCGCCGCACCACACACCGCCGCGAGTTTCTCAAGGGGCGCTCCGCCGCCGGCGCCATTCAAGACCTGGTCGCCGAGCGGCTCGCGCCCGATTGCGCGTCGTCGCGCGCCGACGGGCCGTTAGCTGCCAATTCCGCCGAGCAACCTTATTTGCTCCGCTTCGGCCGTCGCGCCATGGCCTGCGAGTTTGAGGTCATTGTCAATGCCGGCCAGTACCCCGAGGCTGCCGATCACGCGCTGGCCGCGCTCGACCTGGTGGACGAGTTGGAATCGCAACTCACCGTTTATCGCGACACGAGCGAAATCAGCGACATCAATCGCCGCGCACATCAAGAGCAAGTCGTCGTCGAGCAGCGACTATTCAAGTTGCTCCAACAAGCTTTGGCCTTGCATCAGGCGACGGGTGGCGCCTACGACGTAGCGGCCGGATCACTGGTCAAAGTGTGGGGGTTTTATCGGCGTCAGGGCGCTGTCCCCACAGCAGACGCCTTACGCGCAGCGCTGGCCTGCGCCGGCAGCGATTATTTGGCGCTCGATCCCGTAGATTGTTCCATCCGCTTCAATCGACCCGGCGTTGAATTGAATCTTGGCGCCATCGGCAAGGGTCACGCCCTCGATCGAGTAGCCGAACTCCTCCACGCGGCGGATATCTGCGACTTTCTTTTGCATGGTGGACAAAGCAGCATCCTGGCTCACGGCGGCGAAGGCGCCGACCGGGCGCAAGGCTGGTCGATTGGTCTGCCCGACCCATTGCGTCCCGGCCGCCGATTGGCCGAGTTGCGAGTCCGCGACCGCGCGGTCGGCACCTCGGGCGCGTCGGTGCAATTCTTTCGCCATGCAGGACGGCGCTACGGTCATATTCTCGACCCGCGTACAGGCTGGCCCGCCGGAGGCGTGCTTACCGCCACCGCGATTGCGCCCAGCGCCGCCGAGGCCGACGCGCTGGCCACGGCTTTCTATGTGTTGGGGGTCGACGACGCGCTCGACTACTGCCGCCGTCATCCAGAAATTGGCGTGGTGATTGTTGGCGGCAGCGAAGCGACGGGCCCGACCGGCGTGCGGCATGCCGGCCTGACCGAGGATGAGCTCCAACTGGTGAACGACGAACCCACGATAGACGAAGGCCTTACTCCATCGTAG
- a CDS encoding peptidase domain-containing ABC transporter, translated as MFRRPRLVRQNDQSDCGAAALATLALHHQLPIGLEQMRDLSSTGPEGATLLGLLRAAEAIGFSAKAVRCPGYDSLVGMPLPAVAHVSDAERGGHFVVLFAADAKGVLIGDPVGLIERRSRDVFGQQWSGNLLLATPDNLRVCRKLKTPQSPWTRFLGLLAPHWPILVEVILCALLMTLLAVSTSYFIQHLVDSVLVRGERPLLNALGIGMVLIAGFRALFNVVRQYLVAHVARKIDLAVVGGYARHVLKLPLRFFENRRVGDIFSRVNDAAKLREATGTTTTTAIVDTIVVAGVLAVLWFYDPRLAAATSLVVPLFALTMALNQRAAEQRVQATMEAGAQLSSHLIEDFSGIETFKAFGAEELRADQGEARLVSYVQALFSLQKLDIRLTSLATLITGVAGIAVLWYGGHRVLDGALSIGQLLFFYTLLATMLEPLNRLATVNLKIQDALVAVDRLFQIFDIDEEPLADDKAHFAGLERGIELDDVSFSYGARGNVLNGVSLAIPAGQTVAIVGESGSGKSTLLKLLFNYYQPTSGHVLVDGADLRDIELGAYRQQIGLVSQDPFVFNGSIRANIALGRPEASLSEVIEAARAAGLEAFINSLPQRYDTMIGERGANLSGGQRQRLAIARALLHQPSVLVFDEATSHLDTATEQMIQQKLRHELAGRTVVVVAHRLSTIKDADQIVVLHEGRVAEQGTHRELIARGGRYAELWRSQTGATTDVPSCLCGDRFARLHEAMAKNA; from the coding sequence ATGTTCCGACGCCCACGATTGGTCCGACAAAACGATCAAAGCGATTGCGGAGCGGCGGCACTGGCGACTTTGGCTTTGCATCATCAGTTGCCCATCGGCCTGGAACAGATGCGCGACCTATCGAGTACCGGCCCGGAAGGCGCGACGCTCTTGGGACTATTGCGCGCCGCCGAGGCGATTGGCTTCTCGGCCAAGGCGGTGCGCTGTCCCGGCTACGATTCGCTGGTTGGCATGCCGCTGCCAGCGGTGGCCCATGTGAGCGACGCTGAGCGCGGCGGGCATTTTGTGGTGCTCTTTGCCGCTGACGCTAAGGGAGTTTTGATTGGCGACCCGGTGGGGTTAATCGAACGGCGCAGCCGCGATGTGTTTGGCCAACAGTGGAGCGGTAACTTGTTGTTGGCGACTCCGGACAATCTGCGGGTTTGTCGCAAACTAAAAACACCGCAAAGCCCGTGGACGCGGTTCCTGGGCCTACTTGCGCCACATTGGCCGATCTTGGTCGAAGTGATTCTGTGCGCCCTGTTAATGACGCTGCTCGCTGTGTCGACCTCGTACTTCATTCAACACCTGGTCGACTCAGTGCTGGTGCGCGGCGAACGTCCGCTGCTCAACGCGCTGGGAATTGGTATGGTGCTGATCGCCGGCTTCCGCGCGTTGTTCAATGTGGTGCGGCAGTACCTGGTGGCGCACGTGGCTCGTAAAATCGATCTGGCCGTGGTGGGAGGCTACGCCCGGCATGTGCTTAAGCTGCCGCTGCGGTTCTTTGAGAATCGGCGCGTGGGGGACATATTCTCGCGGGTGAACGACGCAGCCAAGTTGCGTGAGGCGACCGGCACGACAACCACCACGGCGATTGTCGACACGATTGTGGTCGCAGGCGTGTTGGCGGTGCTATGGTTCTACGACCCGCGGCTGGCAGCCGCCACGTCGCTGGTGGTTCCGTTGTTCGCGCTCACGATGGCGCTTAATCAACGCGCGGCGGAGCAGCGTGTGCAGGCCACCATGGAAGCGGGCGCGCAGTTGTCGTCGCACCTGATCGAAGATTTTTCTGGCATCGAAACCTTCAAGGCGTTCGGCGCCGAGGAGTTGCGGGCCGATCAAGGCGAGGCTCGACTGGTGAGCTACGTGCAGGCGCTGTTCAGCCTGCAAAAGCTCGACATTCGGCTGACATCGCTAGCGACTCTGATCACCGGCGTCGCCGGAATTGCCGTGCTGTGGTACGGCGGGCATCGCGTGCTCGACGGGGCGCTGTCGATTGGTCAGTTGCTGTTCTTCTACACGCTGCTGGCCACGATGCTCGAACCGCTCAATCGGCTGGCCACGGTGAACCTCAAGATTCAAGACGCGCTGGTCGCTGTCGATCGATTGTTTCAGATCTTCGATATCGACGAAGAGCCGCTGGCCGACGACAAAGCGCACTTCGCTGGGCTCGAGCGCGGTATCGAATTGGACGACGTGAGCTTTAGCTACGGCGCGCGGGGCAATGTGCTCAATGGCGTCTCGCTCGCAATACCAGCGGGGCAGACCGTGGCAATCGTGGGTGAAAGCGGGTCCGGCAAGTCGACGCTGCTGAAACTGCTATTTAACTATTACCAACCGACCAGCGGCCACGTTTTGGTCGATGGCGCCGACCTCCGCGACATCGAACTCGGTGCGTACCGTCAACAAATCGGACTCGTCAGCCAAGACCCGTTCGTCTTCAACGGCTCGATCCGGGCGAACATCGCGCTGGGCCGCCCCGAGGCGAGCCTGAGCGAGGTGATCGAAGCCGCGCGAGCGGCTGGGCTAGAAGCCTTCATCAACTCGCTGCCGCAGCGCTACGACACCATGATCGGCGAGCGCGGCGCGAACCTGTCGGGCGGACAACGGCAGCGATTGGCCATTGCGCGGGCGCTGTTGCACCAGCCGTCGGTGCTGGTGTTCGATGAGGCGACCAGCCACCTCGACACCGCGACCGAGCAGATGATTCAGCAGAAGTTGCGGCACGAGTTGGCCGGCCGTACCGTGGTGGTGGTCGCGCACCGCTTGAGCACGATCAAAGACGCCGACCAGATTGTGGTGCTGCACGAGGGGCGAGTGGCAGAGCAGGGAACGCATCGCGAATTAATCGCTCGCGGCGGCCGCTATGCCGAGTTGTGGCGTTCGCAAACTGGCGCGACGACCGACGTGCCGTCTTGCTTGTGCGGCGATCGCTTCGCACGGCTGCACGAAGCGATGGCGAAAAACGCTTGA